The Streptomyces capitiformicae genome contains the following window.
CTTCGTACGGGCCGCCGTGCACTCCCGCAACGGACAGGACCGCGCCGCGCTGCTGACCCTGCGCCCCGAGGCGTACCCGCTCGCCCCGGCCTGGCTGGCCGCCATCGCCCAGGCCGCACCGGAAACGGCCGACCACCGGCACCCGTCCGCCGCCATGTCCTCGGTCCGGCTGCTGGCGAGGATGACGCCGGACCACCGCAACGGCATCCCCCGGCAGTTGGACGGCTCGGTCGGCTGGAGCATGCCCGGCGCGTCCGCGCGCGTGTGGCCGGACGGCCGGATCGAGCTGCGCAGCACCACGGGCGCGGAGCTGGCCGGCCAGCTGGAGGGCTCCGAGTGGGACTCCTGGAAGGTGGCCGCCGTGGCAGACGCAGGCCTGCGTCTGCTGTGCGCCCCCGAGGCCCGTCACCTGACCCGTACCGGCCAGCCGTCCGGATGGCACCGGCCGTTCGACCGAAGCGATTCCGCCGGGCTGGGGCGCGAGCGCAAGGGCGGCCAGATGTACGACGGCTCCACTGTCGCGTCCTGCTCCTGCGGCTGGAGGGTGACGGTCGAATCGCAGCTGGGTGCTCGCGCGCTCGCCGAGCAGCACCGCCGCGAAGCCACCAGCGGCGAATCCGCGTAACCGCTGACACCCGCCCGCGCAGAGCGCGTACGGCACTCCCGCAGTCCCGAAGACGAGAGAGGCTCCGCCATGCCCCGATCCGCACTGTCCCCGCCGCCCGCGCCGGCCTCCGCGGCTGATGACGACCGCAGGTGCGTCGACTGCGGCCTGCCCTGCACCGAGCAGGTGACCTCTTTCCCCCGCATCGGGGGCGGAACACGTGCTGTGTACGCCTGCTCCGTGCACGCGGCACAGCGCCGCAAGGCCATGTGAACTGCACTTTTGGCGGTGGGGCAGCGCTGAGAAATTCAGTTGCCCCACCCCGTCGATACAGTATTATGGAACATGTCGAGAGGGTGGCTCCCTCCCGGCCCCGCTGAAAGTCCGTCAACCCAGCACGAGGAGGCCAGACATGGCCACAGCCACCAAGCCCGACTCTGCCGACCAGACCGCCGAGTCCGCCCCGGTCGACGCCGACGAGGCGAGCCTGACCGCCGTCCTGCTCGACCCGGACACGATCGCGCGCGACGAATGCAACGCCCGCGAACACGACACCGAGCCCGACGCCGACCTGATCAACTCCGTCAAGGCGGTCGGTGTCCAGGACCCGGTCAGCGTCCGCCCCCGCCCGGACGGCACGTACGGCGCATTCAAAGGCTGGCGGCGCACCCAGGCCGCGCAGATCGCCAACGCCACCGCCGAGGCGGAAGGCCACGAGAAGCGGCAGATCAAGGCGTACGTGCGCGCTGACCTGGTCGGCCGGGACGCCTGGACGCGGTTCCTGTCTCTGATCGAGAACCACCAGCGCCAGGGCATGTCCCCCAAGGACACCCTGAAGGCCGCCGAACTCTCGCTGATCGGGATGGACGAGGTCGAGCAGAAGCAGGCCGCACGGGCCCTGGGCCTCAAGCGCGGCACCGGCAAGCGGCTTGGCCGCGCCCAGCAGCTCGACGACGCCACCCTGCGCCGCGCCTCTGCCGGGGGCATGGACCTGGAACAGATCGCGCAACTCGCCGAGGTCGAGGACGTGCCCCGCGCGCAAGACCGACTGCTGCGGGCGCTGGCCCGCGACGAGGCCGAGGAGGGCGGCGGGCGCGGGCACTGGGACCAGGAACTCGCGCTGCTCAAGGCCGAACAGGACGACCGCACCGCCCGCAAAGAGGCCGTCGCGGCACTGGAGAAGGCCGAAATCCCCCTGCTGCCCACGCAGGTGCCGTACGGGGAGAAGGACACCGCCCGGCCGCTGTCGGAACTGACCACTCCGCTGGGCAGGCCGCTGGACGAGGACAACCACAAGGGCTGCCCCGGCCACAGCGCCCGGCTCGACGACGAGCACCAGCCGGTCTGGTACTGCGCCGACCCGTCCGAATACGGCCACAAGGCGCGCCCGAAGCCGAAGCCGGAGAAGACGGCCGAGGATGAGGAGAAGGCCGCCGAGCGGGCCCGCACCACCGCGTGCAACCGGGCCTGGAAGGCCGCCGCCGGTCCCCGGAAGGAGTTCGTCACCCGGCTGGTGCGCGGCAGCAAGGCTCTGCCGGAAGATGCCTGGAGGTTCGCCCTCGGGGTGCTGCTGGACCTGCCCCGCTTCTACGGCAAGTGGGCCGGGCGGCAGGAAGCCGAGGACGTGGCCAGCTTCCTGGGGGTGAAGCTGCCGGAGAGCCCGTTCGAGCGCGTGCGGCTGTCGGATCTGGTCGCCCAGCCCAAGGCCCGGATGGCGCACATCATCTTCGCGCACGTCGCCGCCGCCTTCGAGCGCGACATGCGCGACCCGAAGGGCTGGAACGACGCCAGCATGCAGGTCCGCTTCCTGTGGGAGGACCTCACCCCCCAGCAGGCCGCCTACCTGCTGCTCCTGGAGAAGCTGGGCCACGACGACAAGGGCAGCTACCGCCTGTCGGAGGTCGAGGAGCAGGCCGTCGCCCCGCACCGGGACGCCGACACGGAGGACGGCGACGAATCCGCCGCCTGACCCTTCCGGCCAGGCCTCGCACGCACGAGCGGCCGGGCACCGACGGTGCCCGGCCCCCACAACGCTGGCTTAAGGACCTCAAGGAGTCCGTCATGCCCAAGTCCGGCTCTGCTGAGCCCGAACCGCAGGAAGACCACGGATACCAGCCGCTCACCCTCGACGTGCTGCGGCAACTCGTCGGCAACGAGTGGGCCAGCCTTCCGGGCGAAACCCTGGTCGTGCTCTCCCGGGACGCCGACGGCAACGGCTACTCGCCGTTCAGGACGTACGCGCACGCCCGCTACTCCCCCACCCACGAGCTGACCGGCGAGGTCTACCCGCTGGAAAGCGAACTCGCGGAGTACGCCGACGTGCGTGACCTGCTCCCCAAGGTCCCCGACAGCGCCCGCGCCGCGCTGGTGCTCTACCCGCTCGGCTGACTGCCGTGGGCCCGGCGGGCACCGCACAGCCGGTGCCCGCCCCTCCGGCCCGCCTTCCGGCACCGGTTCCCGGCCGGGCGTACCAGCGCCCGGCCCATCCCCCGCAACAGAAGAAGGGACACACTCATGCCCACCCTTGCCGAGATCCGCGCCTTCGTCGGCCAGCTGTCGGAGGTCGGGCAGCTGGCCGCCGTTCAGGAGGCAGCTGCCCAGCGCCTGATCCAGATGGACGCCGCCAAGCGCCCGGACATCGCCCCGGGCCGCATCGGGCGGATCACCACCACGATCACCCCGGCCTGCCTGCGGCTGCTGACCGGCACCGTCCAGCAGCGCAACCGCACCGGAAGCCGCTTCGACTTCCTGCTCGACGAGGCCTCCACCGAGCGGCTGCGCCGGGACCCGAGCAACACCCGCTTCCGCATCGCCGAAGACGAGAAGCGGTACCGGATCCCGAAGATCCCGGCCGCGTGCATCGAACTCACCGACGCCCCGGCCGACTCCTAGACGGCACCGGGCCTGGGGGCAGCGCAGCGTGCTGCCCCCAGGCCCGCGCCGACCAGGGGCCCCGCCCAAGTCGCCTACCGGCCCACACACGCGTTTCGCCTGACCAGCATCGGAGCCACCCAGTGAACAGCAGGACCGCACCACTCGACACCGCCGCGCAGATCGCCACCCAGGCACTTGCCGAACGAGGGATCCCCTCGTACACGGACGACGACGCCGGAAACTCATGGCTGGTCGTCGGCCTGCCCCAGAGCGCAGACACCTTCCCCTCCAAGTGTGTCCGGCACGTGGTGCTCTACGTCGTCGACCCCTTCGGCGACCAGGACGAGGTGATGGTGGACCGCGCGCCCACCGGCCCCTCGGACCACTGGTGCGCCGTGTCCGTCGACAGCAAGGGCGTGCAGCGCCCGCTGATCGCCCGGCCCATCCCCCAGTTGGCCGCCTGCATCGAAGCCATCGCCAACTGGCTCACGCCGCCCCCGGTCTGATCCGGCCCACAGCTTCCGCTCCCGCGTCCAGACCGCCCGCATGACCAAATCACCCGAAGGGACCGCGACTCCCATGAGCCCAGCCATACCTGTGCGCTGCCTCGGCCGTCCGCTGGCCGGCGGACTGGTCGTGCCGTGGGTCTCCCTGATCCACAACGGGCACGCCGTGTTCGGCAGCCTCGACGCCGACCGCGCCCGCCGCGCCTTCCTCCAGCGTCTGTGCCAGATCTGCCGCCATCCGCTCCAGGAGCGGTTGTTCGTCATCGTCCGCCCCATCGACCAGCAGCAGGGCTACTCCCCCGAGCCCGGGCTACACCCGGAGTGCCTGCCGTACACCGCCGCCAACTGCCCCATGCTGAACGGCGCTGCCACGCACTACCGCACCCGCCCGGTGCTCGCCTCACACCCCGCGGGCCGCCCCTGCGCCGACCCGTCGTGCCCCTGCCCTGCACAGGCCCCCGACGAGGGGCACGCCGCCCGCAGCGGACGGCCCGCCGACCGGTACGAGGCATGGATGATCGCCGCCAGGCACTACCAGCTCGTCCCCCACCAGGAGGCGCCCGACGTCCCGGTCGGCATCAGCCTGAACGTGCCCGTCCTGCGCAAGCGCACGCTGCGCGAGGCCACTCTGTCCGCCGAACACGCTGCCGCGCTCGCCCTGTTGCGCATCGCCCTGGACTTGGAGCTCTAACCCCGCCCGGCCTTGCGCGGGTCGGCACACCGACCAAGCCCACCAGGAATGAGGACTGCATGCCCACCGACTACCCCGTGACCCTCCCGCCCGTTTCCGACGACCCCGAGACCGCCTGGCGAGCCCAGCGCGTGGGCGACACGGTCTTCGAGCGTCCGGACGAGGGCTGGCCCTCCGCCACCACCACCTTCGCGATCGACGCCTCCAGCGCGGCCGAGGCCGAGCTGCGCGTGCTGGCGTGGATCCACCACAGCTACGAGGACGACCTCCGCCAGGCGACGGCAACCGCAGAGAGCCCGGCAGGTCCCGACCGCTGGCACGTCAGTCTCCGGATCCTCGGCGAGTTCTGAGCACACCCGTCAGGCCGGGCTCACTCGGCCGACCTCCTGAATCAACCATCGGCCGGACTCCCGGCCGGGACGCGCCGCCGCAGGCCGTCCCACGACCCCACGAGCAGAGAGGCCCACAGTGATCATCGCCGACCCGACCACGCCCGCAGGCGCGGCCGTCATCGAACTGCACCAGCAGCTCACCGAACTGGAAGAGAGGGCAGGCGAATGGCCCGGGGCGGATGTCGTCAGCATCCTCGAACCCTGGCTGGAGCGGTTCGACTTCGCCACGGCCTCGGCGCCGGCTGTCGCCTTCATCGCACCGCGCCCGCCGGGCCAGGCCTGGCTGCTGCGCCGCTGGGACCAGCACGAAAACGACGTGCTGCTGTTCACCGACGAAGTCACCGCCCTGGCCGAACTGGCGCGGCACGTGCGCAGTTCCTGGGCGAACCTCCTGGGCAAAGAAGACGTCCCCGACCAGCCGCCCACCGACGACCGCACGGCCGTGGACCTCTACTACGGGCCCGAGCGCAGCAACCTCCCGGACGAGGGCTACTCCCTCTACTGCGCCACCATCAGCGGATCCGGCCGTGCCCGCGTCGTGCCCCTGGACTTCCGATTCCCCGAGGCCGACGCCTGCGAGCAGGCCAATCGTGACGCCACCTTCCACCCGCAGACCGACGCGAACGGCCTCCCGTGCACCGAGGTCGACGGCGTCCTGGTGTTCGTCTACCTCGACCACGAGCTCGGCGCCGTACGGGTGTCGATCCACCTCGACAGCGCTGCCGAACGGCTCGTGCGGCCCGACGGCACGGTGCCGCTGCGTGTCGAGGTCGAGGACACCGTCGTGCTCGACGACAGCGGTGCGGAAGGCGCGCCGCGACCGCCCTTGCTGGACGAGTTGCTGAACGCGGCCGAGGCCGGCCAGCGGGAGGCGATCCGCGCCGCAGCCCTGTCCGCCGGGATCCTGTGGCACTGCCGGACCTGCCATTGGGACAACCCGGGTGCGGCCGTCTGCTGCGAGGGCCCCGGGCCCTGCCGGAAGCCCAAGCCTGCCGCAGAACAGACCGCCGCGTAGGCGAGGGGGAAGGCGGGCCGCGCAGGCGTAGGACTGCGGCCGGCCTCGCCGGGGCGGGTGCTCCCATCCCGAAGGAAAAGGGGATGACACCCGACCCCGGTATCAGTATTATGGAACATGTCCGGGTAGCTCCCGGGCTATGCCCGCACGTTCGTCGCATCGAGGAGTACCTCCATGAGCGGAGAGACCGCCGCCGTCGTCCGTGGACGCGTGTACGGAACCGTGCGGCTGCGCCACACCGAACGCGGCACGCCCGCCGCCCGGTTCACCGTGGTACAGGTCCCACGCGAGTACGACCGGGCACGCGGCCAGTGGCGCGACGGGGAACCGGTCCCGGTCATCTGCACCGTCACCGGCCCTCTTGCCCGGCACGTCGCCGAGTGCCTCACCGACGCCGTGCACGTGATCGCCACCGGGAACGTGGCCCTGCGCGACAACGTGCTCCATCTCGACTCCGCCCAGGTCGGCGTGGACCTCGCCCACCACGTCGCCTACATCGACGACACCCTGCCCGCCGTCCTCGCCGGACGCTCCCCCGCTCCGGCCCCGCGCGCTGCGGCCACGCCCGTGCCCCCGTCCGCTCACCGCGCCGGAACGGCCCGCCCGGCCCCGGCAGGCCGCCCCGCCCCGGTCCCGGCAGCAGCGCCGGAGACCGACTGGTGGCGGTCCGCACCGCGCCCCTCCTGGGACGCCGCCGCCGCGCCCGGCCGCACCGGGCACTGACCGCGCCCTCGATCCATCACCGCCCATCGCGGCACCGGCATGCCCGCCGGCCGCAGCCCTGTCACGGAGGTTCGCCGTGCCCAGCCCCGCCCTGCCCGAACGCGCCGCCCGCGCCGCGCTCGCCGCCCACTTCACCCCGGCCACGCTCGCCGCCGAGCTCGCCCAGTCCTCCGCCCAGGAGGTCTGGGAGCAGCGCGTCCGCCACGACAACAGCGGACGCCTGGCGCAGTACAAGCCGACGGACAAACTCGCCAACGCGCAGCTGTCCTGCCAGTTCATCATCCCCTCGGACGAGAGCTGGCCCGCCGCCCTGGCCGACCTCGGTCCTGACTGCCCGCTCGGTCTGTGGGCCCGCGGCGGCGACCAGCTGCCGCAGCTCACCGCCAACGCCGTTGCGGTGACCGGCAACCGCAACGCGACCGAGCAGGCCATCACCCGGGCGCAGGCCTTCGCCACCGCCGTCGCCGAGGCCGGTCACACGGTCACCGCGACACTCGCGTACGGCGTCGACGCAGCCGCCCACCGGGCCGCCGCCCTGGCCGGACGGGCAACGCTCGCCGTCCTGCCACGCGGCCTGGACCGCGCCCACCCACACGACCACGCCCAGCTGCTGAGCTGCGTCCCCGCGACCGGCGGCGCGGTGGTCAGCCTCTACCAGCCGGGCACCGCAGCCAGCGGCGCGACCCTCAGGGCCAGCGCCACCCTGCTCGCCGCGCTCGCGCACGTGGTGATCCTCATCGAGGCCATGGACCACGCCGAGGTGGCGATGCACACCGCCGAGGTCGCCGCCGCCCTCAACCGGCGCCTGCTCGCACCGCCCGCCACCGAGGACATCCGCGCCGACGGCAGCGCCCGCCTGCTCGCCGAGCAGCGCGCCGTCCTGGTCCCGGACCCCGCAGCGGCTCTCGCCCTGCTCTGACGTCCCCAGCCGCCCCGTGCCCGGCCATTCACCTCCGGGCACGGGCGCCCCAGAACGAGTGACGGACCGCCATGCCCCATACCACGTACACGCCGTCGCTGCCCGGCCTCAGTACCACCGACGACCTGGACACCGTCATCAACTGGGGTCTCGGCGCCGACTCCACCGCCTATCTCGCGCGGATGCTCACCGATCCCGCCGCGCACGGGATCGACCTGGAGCGCACCGCCGTCCTCTACATGGCCACCGGCAGCGAGTGGCCGGAAACGCGGCTGCTGTGCGAGGAGTTCATGCTCCCGCTGCTGCGCGAGCACGGCGTGCGCTTCGTCCAGCTGGCGCGCAACGGGCACCTTTCTCTGGGGGTTCGTGAACCGTGGTGTGACGTCGTGGTCCGCCTCCTCGTTTGGGGTGCTGCGACGGTTCTCTGGGGGTTGTGGCTCTGCGGTGGATCGTTGTGATCGACTCGTGGAGTAGAGGTACGGATGCGTGCTTTCCCTGTACGGATGCCTTCGGGCACCCGGTACTGGACAGTGGTGGACGACGACCTGGTGGTCGTGGAGGAGGCGGACCGGTTCCTGCGGGAACTGCGGCTGGGCCGGGGCCGCGCGGAGTCCACAACCAAGGCCCATGCAGGCGGAGTTGCCCTGTTCATGCGCTGGTGCGCGAGCACGGGGCGAGACTGGCGGACCGCCGCCCGGGACATGGGGCTGTTCATGCTCTGGCTGAAGTGGACTCCGGGGGACAGCGGTCAGCATCGCATCGTCGCCCCAGGTCCCGACTCGGAGCCCGTACGTGGCAGCAAACGCATCAACAAGGTGCTCACCGCAGTCCGCGGGTTCCTCTCGCACGGGGTGGTGAACAAGACGGTCCCCGGCTGGGTCCTTGAGCAGATCTACGAGCTCGGCGACACCAACGACCTGCCGTTCGAGGCTCGCGGCGAGGACGGCGGCCTGCGTTACCGGCTGCGGGCCCACCACCGGCTCCAGGAGCCGGAGAGCGATGTCGACCGGGCCACCGACGAAGAGATCGTGGCGATGTTCCTGGCCTGCCGGTCGGCCCGGGACCGGCTGATCGTGTTGCTGCTGGCCCGCGTCGGGCTGCGTCGCGGCCAGGCCGCGGGTCTGCGGCGGAGGGATGCCCACCTGCTCATGGACTCCCGCTCGCTGGGCTGCGAC
Protein-coding sequences here:
- a CDS encoding single stranded DNA-binding domain-containing protein — its product is MSGETAAVVRGRVYGTVRLRHTERGTPAARFTVVQVPREYDRARGQWRDGEPVPVICTVTGPLARHVAECLTDAVHVIATGNVALRDNVLHLDSAQVGVDLAHHVAYIDDTLPAVLAGRSPAPAPRAAATPVPPSAHRAGTARPAPAGRPAPVPAAAPETDWWRSAPRPSWDAAAAPGRTGH
- a CDS encoding ParB/RepB/Spo0J family partition protein — its product is MATATKPDSADQTAESAPVDADEASLTAVLLDPDTIARDECNAREHDTEPDADLINSVKAVGVQDPVSVRPRPDGTYGAFKGWRRTQAAQIANATAEAEGHEKRQIKAYVRADLVGRDAWTRFLSLIENHQRQGMSPKDTLKAAELSLIGMDEVEQKQAARALGLKRGTGKRLGRAQQLDDATLRRASAGGMDLEQIAQLAEVEDVPRAQDRLLRALARDEAEEGGGRGHWDQELALLKAEQDDRTARKEAVAALEKAEIPLLPTQVPYGEKDTARPLSELTTPLGRPLDEDNHKGCPGHSARLDDEHQPVWYCADPSEYGHKARPKPKPEKTAEDEEKAAERARTTACNRAWKAAAGPRKEFVTRLVRGSKALPEDAWRFALGVLLDLPRFYGKWAGRQEAEDVASFLGVKLPESPFERVRLSDLVAQPKARMAHIIFAHVAAAFERDMRDPKGWNDASMQVRFLWEDLTPQQAAYLLLLEKLGHDDKGSYRLSEVEEQAVAPHRDADTEDGDESAA
- a CDS encoding DNA-processing protein DprA, with protein sequence MPSPALPERAARAALAAHFTPATLAAELAQSSAQEVWEQRVRHDNSGRLAQYKPTDKLANAQLSCQFIIPSDESWPAALADLGPDCPLGLWARGGDQLPQLTANAVAVTGNRNATEQAITRAQAFATAVAEAGHTVTATLAYGVDAAAHRAAALAGRATLAVLPRGLDRAHPHDHAQLLSCVPATGGAVVSLYQPGTAASGATLRASATLLAALAHVVILIEAMDHAEVAMHTAEVAAALNRRLLAPPATEDIRADGSARLLAEQRAVLVPDPAAALALL
- a CDS encoding cell envelope biogenesis protein OmpA encodes the protein MSPAIPVRCLGRPLAGGLVVPWVSLIHNGHAVFGSLDADRARRAFLQRLCQICRHPLQERLFVIVRPIDQQQGYSPEPGLHPECLPYTAANCPMLNGAATHYRTRPVLASHPAGRPCADPSCPCPAQAPDEGHAARSGRPADRYEAWMIAARHYQLVPHQEAPDVPVGISLNVPVLRKRTLREATLSAEHAAALALLRIALDLEL
- a CDS encoding tyrosine-type recombinase/integrase, with translation MPSGTRYWTVVDDDLVVVEEADRFLRELRLGRGRAESTTKAHAGGVALFMRWCASTGRDWRTAARDMGLFMLWLKWTPGDSGQHRIVAPGPDSEPVRGSKRINKVLTAVRGFLSHGVVNKTVPGWVLEQIYELGDTNDLPFEARGEDGGLRYRLRAHHRLQEPESDVDRATDEEIVAMFLACRSARDRLIVLLLARVGLRRGQAAGLRRRDAHLLMDSRSLGCDIEGAHLHVVRRQNVNNAWSKSRKPYALPVDFLVVQAFDQYMLERHERLGVGGSDFVLVNLFRPPYGSPVTPDAIGEIIESLAKRAGLDRPIAPHMCRHAMASNVADAGGKLDEIQALLGQKHPGSARPYLHPRASRLRDAVERVPSPRVQGEGGDR